TGGGTCGTCGACGTCGTCTACAACAACGGCATTCGCCGGGTGTGGAACGGCATCGCGCAGACGTTCGGCATGGCCCAGCTCGGCGAGGTCCGCTTCGCGGGCGGAGGCGTTCTGCCCGGATACAGCCCGGGACGCGACACGATCCCGGCGATGCTCTCCCCCGGCGAGGGCGTCCTGACTCCTGAGGCCGTCCGCATGGTCGGAGCGGGCAACGTGCTGGCTCTAAACAAGGCGGCCTCCGGACGCCGTGCTGGATCGACGCCGAGCGGTGCAACAGGGCGGCAGCACTTCGCCGACGGCGGCATCGCCGGGTTCTTCGGCAACCTGCTGTCCGGACCGGTCGACGCGGTCAAGAGCCTATTCGCGGGCGTCACCGGTGATGCCGACAAGACGCCGGGCCAGGGCATGTGGCGCGACGCGCTCGTCAAGCTGCCCGGCAAGGTCATCGACGCTGTCATCGCGAAGGCCAAGACCTTTGTCACCGACATGCTCTCGTTCGGCGGTGGAGGCGACGGCGGCTCCGGCGTACAGCGCTGGGCCGGGGTCACGTCGCAGGCGCTGGGAATCATGGGCCAGAACCCGGGCCTGGTGCCAACCGTGCTGCGACGGATGAATCAGGAGTCCGGCGGCAACCCGACGGTCGTCAACCGCTGGGACAGCAACTGGATCAAGGGCACCCCGTCGGTGGGCCTGATGCAGGTGATCGGCCCGACGTACCGGGCCAACCGCCATCCCTCGTTCGACACGGGTCCTTACTCCTACGGCACCTCGGTCAACCCGCTGTCCAACATCCTCGCCTCGATGCGCTACGCCCTCGGGCGCTACGGCTCGCTGCCTTCGGCCTACAACCGCCCTGGCGGCTACGACGCGGGTGGCTGGCTCCCGACGGGCCAGTCCTCGGTGTTCAACGGCACACGGCGTCCTGAGGCCGTTCTGACCAACGAGCAGTGGAGCACCGCCCGTGCGGCGATCCAGAGCCAGGCCGCTCGCCCGACCGACCGCGAGCTGCATGTCCACGTCACGCAGGTGTCCGGGTCCCCTGCCGAGACAGGCCGGTTCGTTGCACTCGCATTGAGGAGCGTCGGCTGATGTCGATTCTGGACGAGCAGTTCAGCTACCGGGGGCTCGTGTTCGGCGAGGGCTGTGACGTCATGGTCAACAGCTGGGAGGGCCTGGAGGGCTTCGAAGCGCGGACCGCTGACTCCGAGCAGCCCCGTGGTGATGGCGGGATCCGTGGCCTCGACTACATGGCCTCGCGCCTCGTGTCCTTCGAGCTGTCCATCATCGAGAAGATTGACTTCGACGGCTCCATCTACGAGGAGCTGTGGCGCAAGGTGCGTTCGGCTTTCCAGATCTCCCGGGCGGACGACTTCGAGCTGGCCTTCAAGCGGCCGGGCATGCCGGAGCGCATGATCCGGTGCCGCCCGATCCAGCTCATGCGGTCCGAGAAGTACCTGAGTTTTAACAGGTACGGGTTCCCGCCGGTCGTTCTGCGAGCAGTGGATCCTCGGATCTACTCGACCGAGATCAAGAGCGCTAACGCAACCGTCTACACGGTCGTTAGCGGCGGAGTCGAGCTCCCCGCCGAACTGCCCACCGAGTTCGGTGCTGGTTCACAGACCGAGCTGGTGGTGCAGAACGACGGGGAGGCCAACGCATTCCCGCTGCTGCGCTTCTACGGACCCGTCTCAGGAACCGTCACCGGCGTCAAGCTGACGAATAGCACTACCGGTCAGGTCTTTGAAGTGAGCGCAACGATCAGCTCCGGACAGATCCTCACCGCCGACATGGAAGCAGCCGTCACAGGCGCGGACCAGCTTGTGGTCTCCCTCGACGGCAGCTCGCGCTACGGCGATTGGGAGTTGCCTCGGGCTCCGTTCTTCCTCGCTCCGGGCTCCAACAACCTGCGCTTCGAGGTCACCGGGACGTCGACGAATGCGATCTGCAACGTGACCTGGCGAGACACTTGGGACGGATGAGCTAATGCCAACCACTACTTACGTGAGTCCGGCGGTCTCGGTCAACGCGATCGGTTCCCGCACAACTGACGCCGGCGTAGCAACTACTGACTACACGGCCGAAGAAGTTCGCTTCATGTCAGCGACGTACGGCGAGGGGTATCTGACCCCGACGACGGCGTTCCGCGTGACCGCTCAGTCGTCCCCAGATATGACGGTGAAGGTTGGATCGGGGACCTCGAAGGCCGACTACTACGTCGTCGCCGGAGAGGCTGCTGGCCAGGGCAACTACGTCGTTCGTCTCGACGTCGCGTCCCAGAACGTGACAATCGCTGCGGCAGATGCTTCGCAGGCCCGGGTGGATGAGATCTACCTGGTCGTCCGCGACAGCGTGTACGACGCTTCAGCCCGGGCGCTCCCGCAGATTGGGTACCGACGAGGCGATGTAGGTGGAGCCAGCCCCGGTCCTGACAGCGCCTGGAAGGCGTCCGCACTGCTCGCTCGTGTTGCGGTCGCTGCTGCAACCACCTCTATCACAAGCGCGAACATCACTGACCTCCGCGCCAAGGGCGGTCCGGGCGCAGTTGGTGGCGCCGCCAATCCCGTCGACCTCATCGACGGCCCAACTGTGGCAACTGACGCGTACATTGGATCATATTTTCGTCTGGCTGCATCGGGCAATCGAACTCTAATGGCGCCGACAAACCCTACAGATGGTCAGTCAATTACCTGGGAGATCTTTGCTTCCGGTGCGGCCCGAACTGTCAGTCTCGCAGTAGGTGCTCCGGGCGCGTTCATGCTTGGCTCGGACATCACATCAATTTCGCAGACGGCATCGGGCAAGCGGGACCTTCTCCGAGCCATCTACAACGCGCCGTTGCAGCGGTGGCTTGTAGTCGCTTACGCGAAGGGGTTCTGAGTCGTGGCTTTTCCCGAAGTTCAGGCACGCAGCTCGGGCACAGCTGCGGCGTCGAACTCCCGTGGCGTGACACTTCCAGCTGGCGTGACGCCCGGTGACCTTCTGGTTTCCGCCGTTTCCGGCGACTTGGGCAACTTCGAGATGAGTTGGAGTGCGGCAAACTGGATCAAGTTGCTGGAGAGAGTCGTGGCGTACGACCCTGCGCCTTCCTTGTGCGGCGCTTCCTTCGCATTGTTCTATCGTGTGGCAACCGGGTCTGACACCTTGACAATCGACAACAGCAACTCTCCGGTGAAGTCGCAGTTCATCACGTACCGTATTGCGGGGGGCGGCGTCCCCGTCGGAACGACACGCGAGGTCAAGTCAGGACTACTCGATCCCCCGGCCCTGACTCCTGGTTCTGGGGCCAGGAACTTTCTGTGGTTGACCTTTGGCGCTACCGGCTTTCCTGAGCAGTCCGACCGCTCGTTGATTGGTGCTCCATCCGGGTTCGGAGAACTTGTAGTTGCATCGCAACTCGATGGCTTCGGACAGTCCTTGAGGTACTCACTCGCAGGAGCGGAGCGTAGTTTCGCAGCCAGCTCTCTGGACCCCGCCGCGTATGGGTACTCCAGCTCGTCACAAGCGGTTCGCTGCGATGCCGTCGCGGCGACAGTTGCCATTCCATCGATTGCTGCATCGGGGTTCTTCTTCTGATGGAGAAGTTCGAAGTAGCCCTCGCCGCCCGGGTGCCGCAGTCCTCGGGCTTCCCTCTGCTGACCGAGGTGGACCGGCTGGTCGTCGACTCGGTCAGCTACACCGAGGAACTCAATCGACCAGGGACGTCCGCCCTCACGTGCCCGTTGCGGGCGATGTCATTCGCAGTGAAGACACGCTTGAGCGATCTCGCCACGTTCCCGTCTGAGGTGTGGATCTACTACGGGTCCGAGCGGGTCTGGGCTGGCGAGATCCAGACTCTCGGCGTATCTGACCAGACGGTCAGCCTTAGCTGCGTGGGCTTGCTCGGCTACACGTTTCGCATGGGCGTGACGTCTGATCTCGTTTACACAACCGTCGACCAGTTCTCGATCGCTAAGGGCCTCGTTAATCACTGGCAGGGCCAACCGTACGGAAACTATGGAATCGACACGACTGCTATCGGCCTGTCGGGAGAGAACCGAGACCGGACGTACCTGCGCTCCGAGTTGCACAACGTGGGCACCCGGCTGTCCGAGCTTGGCGCTGTCGAGAACGGTTTCGACACCTGGGTGTCTGCATCCACCCGAGAGCTGATGCTGCAGTACCCGTTCCGTGGGCTCGATCTCTCCGGGTCGGTCTTCCTGGACGACCGCAACATCGACTCTGCGTCGATCGCGATCTCGGTAGCGCCCAGCGATCTCGTCTCCGATGGCGGCTTCACCGGCTCGTCGCAGTCTGCCTCCGGCACGGGATCGTCCCTCTACTCAGCTCGTGCTTCGACAGCGGTCCGCACGTCTTACGGCCGATCCTGGGGTTCTGCGAACTTCGACGGCGTGTCCGTTCAGGCAACGCTCGACGGGCACGGTGACGCCTACCTGGCGGCTCGGGCAGCCCAACTGTTTCAGCCGGGCGTCACCGTCGTGCCGCGCAAAGGCTGCGAGATCAACGACCTGCACCCAGGCGACGTCGTCAGCTACGCCTTCGACGCCGGGCTCGGCCTGCAGACCGGGGTGTTTCGCATCTCGAAGGTAACTGTTAGCGCCGGACAAGACGGCAAGCAGAGACTCGGCTTGGAGTTTGTATGACGGACGTACGCAGATTCGATTCCTTGGAGAAGGTAGTTCGAGACGACCGTCGGGCTCTCGATGATCTCGCCGCCACGGCATTGTCTCGGCTGGGTTCTCACACTCACGGGGACCTGTACTACACCGAAGCGGAGATGAACACGCTTCTAGCGGCGAAGGCCGCTCTCTTGCACGCTCACTCCGGGACAGACATCACCTCAGGCACGATCTCGAACTCGCGACTGCCTACAACGATCACCGGTCGAACGATGAACGGCAACTTCGACCTCAATGGAACCATGTATAGCGCCGCTGCTTCGGGTGCGATCAATGGGCAGAGCGATCACTCATCCCCCTGGTTCGGTCTAGACAACAACGGTCCGTACTACCGGCTCTACTGGTCCGGGTCCAACATCCAGTTCGTCAACTGTGACAACAACACGGTCACCAAGACGTTCGTGATCGATCACCCGATTGACAGTCAGCGGTACCTCGTTCACGCCACCACCGAATCGCCGCACAACGGCGTCGAGTACTGGGGCACTGCGACCGTTCGGAACGGCGAAGCCACGGTGAAGCTCCCCGACTACTTCGAGCCACTGACAGCGGAGACTGGTCGGGCGGTACTTCTGACGCCGATTGCTAACGATCCAGACTGCCCGTTGCCGGAGTGGGCAGTCCCCGTTGAGGGCTCTCCCAAGATTCCGATGCAGCTCATCCCCAACGTTGCATCGACCTACCCGAAGGCCGGGTCTTTCCGGGTGGTCGCTCAGGGAAGCTGCCCACCGCTGTTCGAAGTGTCGTGGCTGGTCAAGGCGGTTCGTCGTGACGTGCCGAGGTTGGATGTTGAACCCAAGAAGAGCGACTATGTATTGATGGGCAATGGGCCCTACACATTCTTGGTCAAGAAGCTCATCAACTTGTAGTGAAGCTGCGAATCGCAGGACGATGCAATGGGGGAAGAGAGTGACCAGTGGGCTTGGACGAGCTGTTCACTGCCGCGCTGGGAGCTGCGCCGCAGCTTGGCGTGGCAGGCATTCTGCTGACCATCTTGATCCTGGTGATCAGAACTGCGTCGGCTGACCGGGTCGACTTTCGAGAGACGCTCTCGGCGGCGGCTCTCCGGCACAAGGAAGAAATCGTTCGGATCAACGGCGACCACGACGCTGAACTGGAAGAGCTGCGCAAAGAGATCAAAGAACTGCGCGCACAGGTAGACGCACTGAACATCACCATCGACGTCGAACGCAAAGCTCGACGTGAGGCCGAGGACGTAGCGGCCAAGGCTCTACGGGACAGCTACCCGCGTCATCGATTGGAAGGCCAGTCATGAGCCTGCGAAAGCTCCTCAGCGGGCGAGAGGCTCCCGCTGGCACCTCGGTCCTGCCTCGCGCCGTCGCGCGCAGACAGGGGCCGTTCTGGCGCCGACCGTGGGTGCTCATCGCTCTCGCCGTTGCGGCTGCTGTCTTCCTGGCGCTGAGCGTGGTGCTCGCGGACCGGGACACGCTTGTCGCCGAGCAGCAGACCAACGCCACCCAGGAAGCTCTGGGGACAGTGTCGGATCCTCTGGCCGAGCTCTGCCGCACGGATCCAGCGATCCGGGTGCGGGTCGGTGACGCCGCCTGTGGTCTGGCACAACGGGCTGTAGACAACCCTGAGATTCCGACGCCTGGACCTGCCGGGGCTGACGGCGAGCGGGGAGCGGAGGGCCGGGGGATCGTTTCGACGTCGCTCGTCGACGGTGCGCTGATCATCAACTACAGCGACGGTTCTCGGGACAACGTCGGTCGAGTGGTCGGAACCGACGGTGTTAGCGGATCGCAGGGGCCCACCGGAGTGGGCATCACCGGGTCGACCATCGAGTCGGGACGTCTGATTCTGA
This sequence is a window from Pseudonocardia petroleophila. Protein-coding genes within it:
- a CDS encoding phage distal tail protein translates to MSILDEQFSYRGLVFGEGCDVMVNSWEGLEGFEARTADSEQPRGDGGIRGLDYMASRLVSFELSIIEKIDFDGSIYEELWRKVRSAFQISRADDFELAFKRPGMPERMIRCRPIQLMRSEKYLSFNRYGFPPVVLRAVDPRIYSTEIKSANATVYTVVSGGVELPAELPTEFGAGSQTELVVQNDGEANAFPLLRFYGPVSGTVTGVKLTNSTTGQVFEVSATISSGQILTADMEAAVTGADQLVVSLDGSSRYGDWELPRAPFFLAPGSNNLRFEVTGTSTNAICNVTWRDTWDG